TGATGCTTTATTTTGGAAACCTAATTGGGTAGGAGTGCTAAAGGATGAACAAAGAAAAGTTCAAAATGACTTAGTGAATAAAGAAGAATGGATTATCGATGGAAACTATGGTGGGACAATGGATATAAGGCTTAATGCAGCGGATACAATAATATTACTTGATATTAATAGAACAATTTGTGTTTACCGTGCTTTCAAAAGAATGATGCAATACCGAAATAAGACAAGACCAGATATGGGGGAAGGCTGCGAAGAAAGAATTGATT
Above is a genomic segment from Bacillus mesophilus containing:
- a CDS encoding DNA topology modulation protein; this translates as MKKVVLIGSGGSGKSTLARQLGEKLKINVYHLDALFWKPNWVGVLKDEQRKVQNDLVNKEEWIIDGNYGGTMDIRLNAADTIILLDINRTICVYRAFKRMMQYRNKTRPDMGEGCEERID